The Vicinamibacterales bacterium genome contains the following window.
TCGACCTCGGCACCACGAATTCCGTGGTGGCGATCATGGAGGCCGGGCAGCCGGCGGTTATCGTGAATCAGGAAGGGGCGCGGCTGACGCCCTCAGTCGTGGCGATCGCCAAGGACGGC
Protein-coding sequences here:
- a CDS encoding Hsp70 family protein gives rise to the protein MAGKVIGIDLGTTNSVVAIMEAGQPAVIVNQEGARLTPSVVAIAKDG